In Maridesulfovibrio sp., a single genomic region encodes these proteins:
- a CDS encoding beta-ketoacyl-[acyl-carrier-protein] synthase family protein, whose protein sequence is MAITGIGAVSVLGCSLDDISDSLKNGRSGIIADEERSGLGFECSLTGRIENFDPSQWLSRKQRKTMPDFAVQAYAAVRQALDLSGLDDADLRNDETGLVFGCDSSCIAALEQVRLLEQRGQTSLIGSGAVFRSMTSCVTMNLNGLLGTRGAAWTISSACSSGGHAVGQAAGLIASGQQERLICGGAQEINWQSMCSFDGLGAFAANTDDPTKGSRPFDKERSGLVPSGGAAAIVLERLDLAIKRGAKILGTVAGYGFSSDGEHISVPSDTGLARAGAKALKQAGISPAEVDYICAHATSTPAGDAAEARNIRTLFAGCNPAISSTKSMTGHELWMSGAAQVVYTVLMNRDGFMAPNINFNDGGEETRGLDIITQTRPVAPQTALLNSAGFGGTNACLILKF, encoded by the coding sequence GTGGCGATAACAGGCATCGGAGCCGTTTCCGTCCTTGGCTGCAGCCTGGACGACATAAGCGATTCATTAAAGAACGGACGTTCCGGTATAATTGCCGATGAGGAACGGTCCGGGCTCGGCTTTGAATGTTCCCTGACCGGACGCATTGAAAATTTCGATCCTTCACAATGGCTGAGCCGCAAGCAGCGCAAGACCATGCCGGATTTCGCGGTACAGGCTTACGCCGCGGTCAGGCAGGCTCTGGACCTGTCCGGGCTGGACGATGCGGACCTGCGCAACGATGAAACAGGTCTTGTCTTCGGCTGCGATTCCAGCTGCATTGCCGCGCTGGAACAGGTCCGATTGCTTGAACAGCGCGGACAGACCTCTCTTATCGGCAGCGGAGCGGTCTTCCGCTCCATGACCTCCTGCGTGACTATGAACCTGAACGGGCTGCTCGGAACACGGGGCGCGGCCTGGACCATAAGTTCGGCCTGCTCCAGCGGGGGGCACGCAGTGGGACAGGCTGCCGGACTTATCGCTTCCGGACAGCAGGAACGGCTCATCTGCGGGGGAGCGCAGGAAATCAACTGGCAGTCCATGTGCAGTTTTGACGGTCTCGGAGCTTTTGCAGCCAATACAGACGATCCGACAAAAGGTTCCCGCCCGTTCGACAAAGAGCGCAGCGGCCTTGTGCCCAGCGGCGGAGCTGCTGCAATCGTGCTGGAAAGGCTGGACCTTGCCATAAAGCGCGGGGCGAAAATTCTCGGAACAGTTGCCGGATACGGTTTTTCCTCGGACGGCGAACACATCTCGGTTCCGTCCGACACGGGGCTGGCCAGAGCCGGAGCAAAAGCCCTGAAACAGGCCGGAATCTCCCCGGCGGAAGTCGACTACATCTGCGCGCATGCCACCTCCACTCCTGCCGGTGACGCTGCGGAAGCCCGAAACATCCGCACCCTGTTTGCGGGCTGCAACCCGGCCATATCATCCACCAAATCCATGACCGGGCACGAACTCTGGATGTCCGGGGCAGCGCAGGTGGTCTATACGGTACTCATGAACAGGGACGGATTCATGGCCCCGAACATCAATTTCAACGATGGCGGAGAGGAAACGAGGGGTCTTGATATCATCACGCAGACCAGACCTGTCGCCCCGCAGACCGCCCTGCTCAACTCCGCCGGTTTCGGCGGAACAAACGCCTGTCTGATACTGAAATTCTGA
- a CDS encoding acyl carrier protein → MTDQEIIGRINRALAEEFELDLDDLVPEAVFKDDLDLDSLDAVDMVIVLEQEFGIKIKKDEAFKSIRSLGDLHSFILNRKDPA, encoded by the coding sequence ATGACTGATCAGGAAATCATAGGAAGAATAAACAGGGCACTTGCCGAAGAATTCGAGCTAGACCTGGATGATCTAGTACCGGAAGCCGTGTTCAAGGACGATCTCGACCTCGACAGCCTTGATGCGGTCGACATGGTCATCGTGCTGGAACAGGAATTCGGAATCAAGATCAAAAAGGACGAAGCTTTCAAATCCATCCGCTCCCTCGGCGACCTGCACAGCTTCATCCTGAACAGAAAAGATCCGGCCTGA
- a CDS encoding NAD(P)/FAD-dependent oxidoreductase gives MHSYQHIVVGGGISGMTSALLLAKQGYKTALVEKFPGLGPTVRGFSRKGVHFETGVHLLGGLGHNHPLDVYFRHLEISDELQKIEFEKSGYDCFRFERNDREIRMPAGYENLRETLCMEFPEESGAIGKYLSKIRSVFESSPYLNFNLDFSIEDAIHAETETLNEFLNSITSNRELKDLLCYQCMLYGTPPAEAMLSTHALVAGSYAMSCHTVEGGGSAIVRAYRSKLEKYGVEIITGRAVERITADRERRFTGIVLADGTELSGESCVWCAHPASMIECAPEDAFRPVFRKRIVCLEETPSAMIIFGTADAPLPELTRRNIYLWPEKDYSLILKGLEKPEDNAIFISAGQTTKTGQAQPITAISPCSFNLFEKWKDSTRKNRPADYLELKKKLTAELVKTVFERCPELRGRVKFTDSATPLTLKDYCGSPYGSMYGAAHTASQYNPLPATRMSGLFLAGQSIIAPGVLGAVVSAYLACGLICGHDKIHEELRCIYNG, from the coding sequence ATGCACAGCTATCAGCACATAGTCGTGGGCGGGGGAATTTCCGGGATGACCTCGGCCCTGCTGCTGGCAAAACAGGGGTACAAGACCGCCTTGGTGGAAAAATTTCCCGGCCTTGGCCCGACTGTGCGCGGGTTCAGCCGCAAGGGCGTCCATTTTGAAACCGGGGTTCACCTGCTAGGCGGACTGGGGCACAATCATCCGCTTGATGTCTACTTCCGGCACCTTGAAATTTCAGATGAGCTGCAAAAGATAGAATTTGAAAAAAGTGGCTACGACTGCTTCCGCTTTGAACGAAATGACAGAGAAATCCGTATGCCGGCAGGATACGAGAACCTGCGCGAAACCCTTTGCATGGAATTCCCCGAGGAATCCGGGGCAATCGGAAAATACCTTTCCAAAATCAGATCCGTCTTCGAATCCAGCCCGTACCTTAATTTCAATCTCGACTTTTCCATTGAAGACGCCATCCATGCCGAAACAGAAACCCTGAACGAATTTCTGAACTCAATCACTTCCAATCGCGAACTCAAGGATCTTTTGTGTTACCAATGCATGCTCTACGGAACACCACCGGCTGAAGCTATGCTTTCCACCCATGCGCTGGTGGCAGGTTCCTACGCAATGTCATGCCACACGGTGGAAGGCGGAGGTTCGGCCATCGTCCGGGCCTACCGCAGCAAGCTGGAAAAGTACGGAGTAGAGATCATCACAGGACGGGCGGTGGAGAGGATAACGGCAGACCGCGAACGCAGGTTCACCGGCATTGTCCTGGCGGATGGAACGGAACTGTCCGGGGAATCATGCGTCTGGTGCGCACACCCGGCTTCCATGATCGAATGCGCGCCGGAAGACGCCTTTCGTCCGGTTTTCAGAAAACGCATTGTCTGCCTTGAAGAAACTCCCTCGGCCATGATTATCTTCGGAACAGCGGACGCCCCCCTGCCGGAACTGACCCGCCGCAACATCTATCTGTGGCCGGAAAAGGATTATTCACTCATACTGAAAGGGCTGGAAAAACCGGAAGACAACGCCATATTTATATCAGCAGGACAGACAACAAAAACAGGGCAGGCACAGCCGATTACGGCAATCAGCCCGTGCAGCTTCAACCTGTTTGAAAAATGGAAGGATTCCACTCGTAAAAACAGACCTGCGGATTACCTTGAGCTCAAAAAGAAGCTCACGGCCGAATTGGTAAAAACAGTTTTCGAACGCTGCCCGGAATTACGCGGAAGGGTGAAATTCACCGATTCGGCCACGCCGCTGACACTGAAGGATTATTGCGGCAGTCCGTACGGCAGCATGTATGGCGCGGCACATACTGCATCACAGTATAATCCCCTGCCTGCAACCAGAATGAGCGGTCTGTTTCTGGCCGGGCAGTCCATCATCGCCCCCGGCGTGCTCGGGGCGGTGGTCTCCGCCTACCTTGCCTGCGGACTCATCTGCGGACACGACAAGATACACGAGGAACTCAGATGCATTTACAACGGGTAG
- a CDS encoding beta-ketoacyl-[acyl-carrier-protein] synthase family protein produces the protein MHLQRVVITGMGAVSPYGCGVETLWDGFVNGRSGISRIPELEGIGGLRPQIGGKVPACNAGIIPRKFRRTMSDLSIFAGISALEAIAQAGLGPEQLEDMRTGLSVGSTIGSTMTLENFFASFLRERSIEGIRSTEFFKIMNHTCAANLAQFLSISGRVLAVSAACSTGCQSIGLAYEAIAAGKQDIMICGGADELHPLTVGTFDILDAASISGNDDPAGASRPFDASRNGVVCSEGAGILVLENRDSAMKRGAEILAEITGFSSLCDSGNMASPSAEAIGRCIAAALDDSNISPAQIDYINAHATGTPQGDAAEASALEETFGNATPVSSLKGHIGHTMAASGGLETIATVRMMAEKTIIPTANLADPAPECSGINNVLQLQARKITYALKNNFAFGGINTSLVIRRTND, from the coding sequence ATGCATTTACAACGGGTAGTCATAACCGGAATGGGTGCGGTTTCACCATACGGGTGCGGGGTTGAAACTCTCTGGGACGGATTTGTCAACGGACGTTCCGGCATCAGCCGCATACCGGAACTTGAAGGCATAGGCGGACTCAGGCCGCAGATCGGAGGAAAAGTTCCTGCCTGCAATGCCGGTATCATTCCGCGCAAGTTCCGCCGGACCATGTCCGACCTTTCCATATTCGCCGGGATCTCCGCGCTTGAGGCTATCGCACAGGCAGGACTGGGGCCGGAACAGCTGGAGGACATGCGCACAGGGCTCTCTGTCGGCTCGACCATCGGCAGCACCATGACCCTGGAAAACTTTTTTGCATCATTCCTCAGGGAACGGTCCATTGAGGGGATACGTTCGACCGAATTTTTCAAAATCATGAACCACACCTGCGCCGCCAACCTTGCCCAGTTCCTGTCCATCAGCGGACGCGTTCTGGCCGTTTCCGCAGCCTGCTCCACCGGCTGCCAGTCCATCGGACTTGCATACGAGGCCATTGCCGCAGGAAAGCAGGATATCATGATCTGCGGAGGCGCGGACGAGTTGCACCCGCTTACCGTGGGAACATTCGATATTCTGGACGCGGCCTCCATTTCAGGGAATGACGATCCGGCCGGAGCGTCACGTCCGTTCGATGCCTCCCGCAACGGCGTAGTCTGCTCCGAAGGTGCGGGAATACTCGTGCTTGAAAACCGCGACTCGGCCATGAAACGCGGGGCGGAAATACTGGCCGAAATAACCGGCTTCTCCTCACTCTGCGACAGCGGAAACATGGCCTCGCCCAGTGCGGAAGCCATTGGACGCTGCATTGCGGCTGCTCTTGATGACAGCAACATTTCCCCGGCACAGATAGATTACATAAACGCCCACGCCACCGGAACACCGCAGGGAGACGCGGCAGAAGCCTCGGCCCTGGAGGAAACGTTCGGAAACGCAACTCCGGTGAGCAGTCTCAAGGGTCACATCGGGCACACCATGGCCGCCAGCGGCGGACTTGAGACCATAGCCACGGTACGTATGATGGCCGAAAAGACAATTATTCCCACCGCGAACCTTGCCGATCCGGCCCCGGAATGCTCCGGCATAAACAACGTCTTGCAATTACAGGCAAGAAAAATTACATATGCGCTGAAAAATAATTTCGCATTCGGCGGCATAAACACGTCGCTGGTCATCAGGAGAACAAATGACTGA